In Desulfonispora thiosulfatigenes DSM 11270, the DNA window ACGGATTGCAAAACGTAAACCTTCTTCTACTGCAATTGGAGTGATTAATTCTATATCCATTTTAATGTTGTCTCCAGGCATTACCATTTCTGTTCCTTCTGGTAATGTGATTACGCCTGTTACATCTGTTGTTCTAAAATAGAATTGTGGACGGTATCCGTTGAAAAATGGTGTGTGACGTCCGCCTTCTTCTTTTGTTAATACATATACTTCTGATGCGAATTTTGTATGAGGTTTGATTGATCCTGTTTTTGCTAATACTTGACCTCTTACGATATCTTTTCTATCTACTCCACGTAGTAACGCTCCGATATTATCTCCTGCTTCTGCTGCATCTAATAACTTACGGAACA includes these proteins:
- a CDS encoding EF-Tu/IF-2/RF-3 family GTPase encodes the protein TGRGTVATGRVERGQVKVGEEVEIVGMTEETKKTIVTGVEMFRKLLDAAEAGDNIGALLRGVDRKDIVRGQVLAKTGSIKPHTKFASEVYVLTKEEGGRHTPFFNGYRPQFYFRTTDVTGVITLPEGTEMVMPGDNIKMDIELITPIAVEEGLRFAIREGGRTVGAGVVTAITE